The following proteins are co-located in the Micromonospora coriariae genome:
- a CDS encoding acyl-CoA mutase large subunit family protein encodes MSERRSSESGFPIKGVYTAADLPEDLDSRLGGPGEFPYTRGVYPTMYTSRPWTMRQYAGFGTATESNARYHQLLRAGTMGLSVAFDLPTQMGYDSDEPIAHGEVGKVGVAIDSIEDIRLLFADIPLDKVSTSMTINAPGSVLLLLYQLVAEENGVPGSALNGTIQNDILKEYIARGTYIFPPKPSLRLVADTFAYCRKEVPKWNTISISGYHMAEAGATPAQEIAFTLANGVEYVRAALAAGLAVDDFAPRLSFFFVARTTLLEEVAKFRAARKIWARLMRDEFGAKDPKSMMLRFHTQTAGVQLTAQQPEVNLVRVAVQGLGAVLGGTQSLHTNSFDEAIALPTEKAARLALRTQQVLAYETDLTATVDPFAGSYVVEAMTAEIEAAAVELMERVADHGSAVDAIEAGFQKREIEQSAYRIAQEIDSGDRVVVGLNRFAVDEEEPYEPLRVDPTIEAAQADRLARLRAERDSDVVARALAELRAAADGTENVLYPMKEALRARATVGEVCGTLREVWGLYRPTDRF; translated from the coding sequence ATGAGCGAACGGCGGTCAAGCGAGTCCGGTTTCCCGATCAAGGGCGTCTACACGGCGGCCGACCTTCCGGAGGACCTCGACTCCCGGCTGGGCGGCCCGGGCGAGTTCCCGTACACCCGGGGGGTCTACCCCACGATGTACACCTCCCGTCCGTGGACCATGCGCCAGTACGCCGGCTTCGGCACCGCCACCGAGTCCAACGCTCGGTACCACCAGCTGTTGCGGGCCGGCACGATGGGCCTCTCCGTCGCGTTCGACCTGCCGACCCAGATGGGCTACGACTCGGACGAGCCGATCGCGCACGGCGAGGTCGGCAAGGTGGGCGTGGCCATCGACTCCATCGAGGACATACGGCTGCTCTTCGCCGACATCCCGCTGGACAAGGTGTCCACCTCGATGACCATCAACGCGCCCGGGTCAGTGCTGCTGCTGCTCTACCAGCTCGTCGCCGAGGAGAACGGGGTGCCCGGCTCGGCGCTCAACGGCACCATTCAGAACGACATCCTCAAGGAGTACATCGCCCGGGGGACGTACATCTTCCCGCCGAAGCCCTCGCTGCGCCTGGTGGCCGACACGTTCGCGTACTGCCGCAAGGAGGTGCCGAAGTGGAACACCATCTCCATCTCCGGCTACCACATGGCCGAGGCCGGCGCGACGCCCGCGCAGGAGATCGCGTTCACCCTGGCCAACGGTGTGGAGTACGTCCGCGCAGCGCTGGCCGCCGGGCTCGCGGTGGACGATTTCGCGCCCCGGCTGTCGTTCTTCTTCGTGGCCCGCACGACGCTGCTCGAGGAGGTGGCGAAGTTCCGGGCGGCCCGCAAGATCTGGGCCCGGCTGATGCGTGACGAATTCGGCGCCAAGGATCCGAAGTCGATGATGCTGCGCTTCCACACCCAGACCGCCGGCGTGCAGCTCACCGCCCAGCAGCCGGAGGTGAACCTGGTCCGGGTCGCGGTGCAGGGGCTCGGTGCGGTGCTCGGCGGCACCCAGTCGCTGCACACCAACAGCTTCGACGAGGCGATCGCGCTGCCCACCGAGAAGGCCGCCCGGCTCGCGCTGCGTACCCAGCAGGTGCTGGCGTACGAGACCGACCTGACCGCCACAGTCGACCCGTTCGCCGGCTCGTACGTGGTGGAGGCGATGACCGCCGAGATCGAGGCCGCGGCCGTCGAGCTGATGGAGCGGGTGGCCGACCACGGCTCGGCGGTGGACGCGATCGAGGCCGGGTTCCAGAAGCGCGAGATCGAGCAGTCCGCGTACCGGATCGCCCAGGAGATCGACTCGGGCGACCGGGTGGTGGTGGGTCTCAACCGGTTCGCGGTCGACGAGGAGGAGCCGTACGAGCCGCTGCGCGTCGACCCGACGATCGAGGCGGCCCAGGCTGACCGGCTGGCCCGGCTGCGCGCCGAACGGGACTCCGACGTGGTGGCGCGGGCCCTGGCCGAGCTGCGGGCCGCCGCCGACGGCACGGAGAACGTGCTGTACCCGATGAAGGAGGCGCTGCGGGCCCGCGCCACGGTGGGTGAGGTCTGCGGGACGCTGCGCGAGGTGTGGGGGCTGTACCGGCCCACCGATCGGTTCTGA